CCCCAATCCCTGGCCGTGGCGGACGTGAACGGCGACGGGTTGCCCGACATCGTCGTCGCCAACACGGCCGACAACACGGTTTCCGTCCTGCTGAACACGACCTCGCCCGGGGGGAAAGCCCCCTCGTTCGCCACCCAGCAAACCTTCGCCACGGGCAGTTCGCCGAGCGGAGTGGCGGTGGACGACGTGAACGGTGACGGCAAGCCCGATATTACGACGGCAAACGCGGGCGACGACACCGTGTCGGTCCTCTTGAACACGACGCCGGCTGGGGCGACGACGGCGGCATTCACAAACCAAAAAACCTTCGCCACCGGAACGACGCCCACCGCCGTCGCGGTGGCCGACGTGAACGGCGACGGCAAACCCGACTTGCTCGTCGCGAATTCCGGCGCGAACAGTGTCAGCGTGCTGGTGAACACGACGCCAGCGGGCGCCACAACGCCCTCGTTCGCCACCCAGCAAACCTTCGCCACAGGAACGCAGCCCGTTTCCTTGACCGCCGACGACCTGAACGGCGACGGCAAACCCGACCTGATTGTCGCGGACCAACTCGGCAACGACATCTCCGTGCTGGTGAACACGTCGCTGCCGGGTTCCTCGACACCGACCTTCGCCGCCCAACAAACCTTCGCCGCGGGCAACACACCGGCGTTCCTGGCGACGGGGGATTTGAACACCGACGGGTTGCCCGACGTCGTCGTCGCCAACAACGGCGACAACAGCCTGTCGGTTTTGTTCAACACGACCCAGTTAGGCGCGCCTAAGATCGCGCCGGCGTTCCCGACGGCCGCAACATCCGCGACCGGGGACAAAGCCAACAGGGTCACCGCGGGGGATCTCAACGGTGACGGGTTGCCCGACCTCGTCGTGGCGAACGTCGAGGACGGAGACGTGTCGGCGTATTTAAACGAGACCCCGCCCGCGGCTACCACCTTCTCGTTCGCCGCCCAACAAACCTTCGCCACCGGGTCCACCCCTTTTCAGGTCGCCATCGGGGACGTGAACGGCGACGGGTTGCCCGATCTCGTCGTCTCCGGCGCGGGCGGCGGGGTGGCGGTGCTGCTGAATACGACGCCGCCGGGTGCGACCACGCTGTCGTTCGCGGCCCCGCAAATCTTCGCCACCGGTAGCGGACCGGGCGCAATTCAACTCGCGGACGTGAACGGCGACGGCAAACTCGACATCGTCATTGCCGACGAGAACAGTAACGACGTGTCCGTCCTACTCAACTCGACAACCCCGGGTGCGACCACGCCCTCGTTCGCGACTGCCCAGACGTTTGCAGTCGGCCGAACTCCCTTGGGGCTAGCGGTCGGGGACGTGAACGGTGACGGCCTGCCCGACCTCATCGTTACCAATTCGTCCGACAACACGGTTTCCGTATTGCTAAACGACACTACGCCGGGAGCCACCGTAGCGGCATTCGCGACCCAACAAACGTTCGCTACGGGATCGTTTCCCGATTCGGTCGCTCTCGGCGACGTCAACGGCGACGGTCTGCCCGATCTCGTGATCACGAATTTCGATGATAATGACATCTCGGTGCTGTTGAACGCGACGACTTTTGGCGCGTCCGCCCCGACCTTCGCCTTCGCCACCCAGCAGACCTTCGCCACAGGTGCCGGTCCTAACTATGCCCTACTGGGGGATGTGAACGGCGACGGCCGCCCCGATGTCGTGGTGGCTAACAAGAACGAGAACGACGTTTCGGTACTGTTGAACGCGACGACCCCTGGTGCGTCCGCCCCGGCGTTCGCCACCCAACAGACGTTCGCTACGGGGGCGCTTCCCACGGCGGTGACGCTGGCTCAGGTGAACGGCGACGGTCGCCCGGACCTGGCCGTGGTCAACTTCCAGGACTCGTCGGTCTCCGTGCTGGCCAACACGCCGGCCACGATCACCCGCGGCCAGGCCACGGGCACGATCGTTGAAAGTGGTTCGCCACCAACCGTCCCGTTCTCGACTGGCGCGGAGACGGTCGACGCATCGACCGGGACGTTCAGTGTCACGGTCACGATGTCGTCCGCCTCGGCCGTCGACACGACCATCCCGTTCACGGTCGGCGGGACGGCCGTCGCCGGGACCGACTACAGCGGACTGACTGCGTCCCCGCTCGTCGTCCCTGCCGGTCAGACGACCGCCACCATCACCGGCTCACTCATCAGCCACCCGGGCAGCAACCAGACCCTGACGCTCACCCTCGGCACCCCGACCAACGCCACTCTCGGAACGACCACCGCCAATACCCTGACGATCACCGAACCCGCCGCAACGCCGCCGTCCGTTCAATTCGCCACGACTACTGAGATGGTCGACGCATCGACTGGATCGTTTACCGTAACTGTTACCCTGTCGGCCGCGTCGTCCACCGATGCCACGATCCCGTTCACCGTGGGCGGAACGGCCGTCGCCGGGACCGATTACAGCGGACTGACGACATCTCCCCTCGTCATCCCCGCCGGCCAAACGACCGCCACCATCACCGGAACTCTGACCCCGGAAGCCGGGTTCGACCCGACCGGCAAGACCCTAACGCTCACCCTCGGCACCCCGACCAACGCCACACTCGGAACGAACACCACCAACACCCTGACGATCACCGAACCCGCCGCACCGCCGTCCGTCCAGTTCAACACGGCTGCCGAAACGGTGAACGCATCGGCCGGGACGTTCAGCGTAACCGTCAACCTGTCCGCCGCGTCGACCGTGGATACGACCGTACCGTTTACCATCGGCGGCACGGCGGTCGCGGGAACCGATTACAGCGGGCTCACTGCGTCCCCACTCGTTATCCCCGCTGGCCAGACGTCCGCCACCATCACCGGCACACTCATCAGCCATCCGGGTAGCGACCAGACCCTGACACTCACCCTCGGCACCCCGACCAACGCCACTCTCGGCACCACGATAACCAACACCCTGACGATCACCGAACCCGCGGTCGCGACGCTGCCGGCCGTTCAGTTCACCACGACCAGTGAAACTGTCGACGCGACGGCGGGGACGTTCAGCGTGACCGTCACCCTCTCGGCCGCGTCGCCGACTGACACTAGCATCCCGTTCACGGTGGGTGGGACGGCGGCAGCCGGGATCGACTACAGCGGGCTGACCGCGTCCCCGCTCGTCATTCCCGCCGGCCAGACGTCTGCCACCATCACCGGGGCACTCGTCGATGATCCCGGCGCGAACAAGACCCTGACGTTCACACTCGGGGCTCCGACCAACGCCACACTCGGGGCGACCACCACCAACACGCTCACCATCACCGAGCCGTTGGCCAACGTCCAGCCGGAGGTCGGATTCATCAGCCCGACCGAAACCGTCAACGCGGCGGACGGGACGTTCAGCATCACCGTCCAATCTCTCCAGTCGGCCACGGATGTCACAATCCCATTCACCGTTGGGGGAACGGCCGTCGCCGGGGTCGACTACACCGGGCTGACGGCATCTCCGCTCGTCATTCCCGCTGGCCAGTCCTCCGTTACCATCACCGGGAAGCTTCTCAGTCACCCCGGCAGCAACCAGACCCTGACGTTCATACTCGGCACCCCGACCAACGCCCTCCTCGGAACGATCAGGGTCAACACCCTGACGATCTCCGAACCGGCGGTCGTTTCACAGCCGACCGTTCAGTTCGCCACGACCAGCGAGACGGTCGACGCGACGGCCGGAACGTTCAACGTGACCGTCAACCTGTCGACCGCGTCGGCGACGGCGACCACGATCCCATTCACTATCGGCGGGACGGCGGCCGCGGGGACCGACTACACCGGGCTGACCGCGTCTCCACTCGTCATCCCCGCCGGCCAGACGTCCGCCACCATCACCGGCACACTCGTCAGCCACCCGGGCAACGACCAGACCCTGACGTTCACCCTCGGCACCCCGACCAACGCCACACTCGGCGGTTCGGCAACCAACACCCTGACGATCCATGAAGCGAAGATCGTCTTGATCGCCACCGGCGCGTCGGCCGGGAATGCTCCGGAAGTGAAGGTCTTCAACGCCGACGGCTCCATCCGCTTCGACTTCATGGCCTACGCCGCGAACTTCACGGGCGGCGTCACCGTTGCGGTCGGCGACGTCAACGGCGACGGCGTACCCGACATTATCACCGGGGCAGGCCCCGGCGGCGGCCCCCGCGTCGAAGTCTTCGACGGCGTCACCGGAGCCCTCATTGGTAATTTCTTCGCGTACAGCCCGACGTTCACGGGCGGCGTCTACGTCGCGGTCGGGGATGTAAACGGCGACGGCAAAGACGACATCATCACCGGCGCGGGAGCCGGTGGCGGTCCCCACGTCAAGGTCTTCGACGGCGCCACGGGTGCCACACTGCAAAGCTTCTTCGCGTACAGCCCGACGTTCACGGGCGGCGTGACGGTCGCGGCCGGGGATGTGAACGGCGACGGCAAGGCCGACATCATCACCGGAGCGGGCCCCGGCGGCGGACCCCAGGTCAATGTTTTCGACGGCGCCACCGGCGCGGTGCTGCAAAGCTTCTTCGCCTACGATGTGCAATTCACGGGCGGCGTCTACGTCGCGGCCGGAGACTTCAAGGGCGACGGCGTGGCGGATATCGCCACCGGGGCCGACGTCGGCGGCGGCCCCCACGTGAAAATCTTCGACGCGGAAACCGGCGCGGCATTCCAGAGCTTCTTCGCGGGCGACTCGGGCTTGCGAAATGGCGTGACGGTCGCGGCAGGGGACGTGAACGGTGACGGCAAGGACGACGTGATCACCAGTGTCGGGGCCGGCGGCGGTCCCCACGTCATCGTTTTCGACGCGACCACGAACGCCACCTTGTTGAACTTGTCGGCTTACCCGGCGTCGTTCGTCGGCGGCGTGTACGTGGGGTCGGACGGCTGATCGCGGTCGACGCCGGTAACCAGAGACCGCCACCTGTGAAACGTGCGTGTTGGGTGTTCTGTCGCCCGTGTACCGATCGGGTTCGCGAATGGCCCACAAATCCCAATCCCGGCGGCGACCGCCGGTACGCCCGGCCCCGATCGACCGAATCAAGGAGCCCGTCCGGCGATTCCTCGCGATCGAATCGGCCAGCGGGGCGGTGTTGATCGGCTGTACGTTGCTCGCGATGGCGGCGGCCAACTCTGGGGCGGCTCACGCCGTTCATGCGTTCTGGGAGACGCACGTTCGCGTCGGCGTGGGCGAATACGTCCTCGATCAGCCGTTGCATTTCTGGGTGAACGACGCCCTGATGACGTTGTTCTTTTTCGTCGTCGGGTTGGAGATCAAGCGAGAACTGGTCGGCGGCGAACTGAGTACACCCCAGAAAGCCGCTCTACCCGTGGTAGCCGCGCTCGGCGGAATGTTGGCCCCGGCGGGTCTTTATCTCGCGCTCCATGTGGCACTCGGTAAGAGTGATGCCGGAGCCCGCGGGTGGGGCATCCCGATGGCCACGGACATCGCGTTCGTGGTCGGCGTCCTGGCCGTCTTCGGTCCCCGCGTTCCGTTCGGGCTGAAGATCTTCCTCCTCTCGCTGGCCATTGCCGACGACATCGGCGCGATCCTCGTCATCGCCGTGGCGTACAGCGGGTCGCCGGACGGATTGGCGCTGTTGACCGCCGCGGCCGGGTTCGCGGCGATCTTCGGCATGCAGCGTCTCGGCGTTCGTTCGGTCGGTCTTTACGTACTCGCGGGTGCCGGAATCTGGCTGGCGGTTCTGAAGTCCGGAGTCCATCCCACGATCGCCGGCGTCTTGCTGGGACTGATCACCCCGTCATCCGCCTGGGTCGCCCGCCCGACCCTCACGGACACCCTCACGGACACCCTCGCCCGCTTGTCCGACGCCAAGGTCGCCCACATCGACGGGGACGACGTGCGGCGGGTCGCGTTCGCCGCGCGGGAGTCAGTATCCCCTCTGGAACGCCTGGAAAGATTCCTCCACCCGTGGATCGGCTTCGCGGTCATGCCGTTGTTCGCGCTTGCGAACGCGGCCGTCGAGGTGCGGTTGGAGGCGGTGAAAGACCCGATCGCACTGGCGATCGCGGTCGCACTGATCGTGGGCAAGCCGGTCGGCATCGTCGGGTTCAGTTACGCGGCGGTACGAATGGGAATCGCGCAGCTTCCGACCGGTGTGAACTGGAAGATGCTGGCGGGGGCCGGTTGCCTCGGTGGGATCGGGTTCACGATGTCGTTATTCATCGCCGGCCTCGCGCTGCCATTCGACTTGCTGGACGCCGGGAAAATTGGCATCCTGATCGGCTCCGCAGCCAGCGCCTGCATCGGGAGCCTTTTGCTCGTGTTCGGCCTTCCGAAATCGGTGGCAAACCCGACGTGAAGTAGCTCGTAATCGGAATAAGTCGTCTGGGTTTCAGGCTCCCGAATTTGGCACGATTTCTGCTCAAATCGAATTTCTTAAAAGCACACTTTGACCTTATTGATTCGTGTGCCACTCGCGATGAATGAAGCTGCCCAAAAACCGCTCTCGATTCTGATCGTGGACGACAACCGGGATTTGGCGGACAGCCTGGGTACGCTCCTGGAAATCTGGGGGCACGAGGTCCGAATCACATACGACGGACTGAGCGGGTACCAAGCCGCCTACGACCGCGCACCGGACTGCCTAATTGCTGACATTCAGATGCCCGGTTTAACCGGATACGAGTTGGCGCGCCGGGTGCGTGACGAGCCGAAACTTCGGCGGACGCAATTGGTCGCGTTGTCGGCATTTTCGGACGCGAAGCATGTTGCCCGCGCCGAGATGTCGGGGTTTGATTTCCAGCTAGTTAAGTCTCACGACAATTCTCGATTAGCGGAGATTCTATCTATGGTCGAGCAAATCAAGAAGATTGCCGAGCAGACGCAAGAGCTCGCCCGGCGCAACGTCGACCTCGCGGGCCAGACTCAAGAGTTAGCCAAACAGAACGTCGAACTCGCGGGGGAAACCAAACAACTCCTCAAGGAAGTGAAAGAAGACATTCGGGAAGTGAAAGAAGACATCAAAGAGGTGAAGAAGCAGGTCAAGGAGATCAAAGGCTCCGAGTCTTGATCGTCCGGCTTCCCGTTGTTACTCGCTCCGCCGCCGCGGACCGCGAATGGCTTCAGCGGTGAAGGGGTCATCGGGCCAGGAGTGTCTCGGATAGCGAGCGCGGAGTTCTTTCCGCACGAGCGGGTAGCCGTTTTTCCAGAAGCTCGCGAGGTCGTCCGTCACTTGTTGGGGACGGTAGTTCGGCGCGAGTAAATGCAGAAGGACTTTGACCCGGCCGCCGGCAACGCGCGGCGTTTCGGTCAGCCCGAACAGTTCTTGAATGCGGGCGGCCAGGATCGGCGGCCGCCCTTCTTCGTACTGCATCGTGATGTGACTGCCGCTTGGCACTTCGATGCTGTCCGGCGCCTCGCGGTCGACGGCTTGTAATTTCTGATAGGAGAGCATCCTGCGGAGTGCATCCAGCCAGGGGCCGTTTCGCAGGTCCGCCAGCGACCGGCGGCCGCGGCAGAACGGCTCCAACAATTCCCCCAAATCCGTGTCGTCGAACGCGGGCAGTTCCAGCGCGGGCATCCACCCGCGAAGACAACGAACGCGCACCCGGAATCGGCCGGCGTCCGAGTCCGCCGGCGGAAGCACCTGGTCTAATCGTGCGGCAGCCGCGGCGGCGAGGACTTGCGCGGCCCGCGTTTCGTCGCCGATGTGACCGGCGGTGTCGTCGATCACCAAGTCTTCGTACCGCGTCTGCTTTCGCGCGACGAGTTTTCCGGCCTGCCCGTCGAACAGAATCTCGTTCGCTACGACCAGTTTCTCGGCCGGCAGCCATTCGCGCTCGACGGACGACGCCAGACGGACAAGCGATTCCACGCCGCCCGCGTCCACGTCGACGCAAACGAACAGATCCGATTCGACCACACCACTACTTGGTCCCAAGCGCACCCCACGGCCGCCGACCATCTTCGCCCGGCGATCGTTCGGCCCGCGCCGCCTGGCCAGACGGTCCGGGAACGCAGCCAGAATCGCTCGGAGTAGGTCGTTGTCGGGATTCGAACAGGAGACAGTTCCAGTGGTCGTTTCATCCCTGACCAACCGCCGTAACTGGTCGCGGGCCTGCAAGACGCTCCACGCCCCGCCGCGGTGCAAGCGACCGAGCGGCCCGTCGAGCCGGCCGGACGAATCGAACGCTTCTAACGCCTCCACCCGATCGAGGACGTCCGAGACGGTCGGTGCGGGCGCGCGGGGTGGGCCGGCGTCGACGCCTCGCTCGAAAGAGTCGCGCTCCGAAAGGATCGCCCCGGCTAAAGCGGCGCGATCGGGGATACCGAGTCGTTGACCCTCGACCAGTAACCGGCCGACGCGCGGGTGAACCGGCAGGCGGGCCAGCGTGCGGCCGGTGTCGGTCAGGGTGTTTCCGTCTAACGCGTCGAGTCGACGGAGCAAGCCGAGGGCTTGCGCGACCGCCTCAGGGCGAGGCGGTTCCAGCCAGGGGAAGGCTTCGACGGCCGTTTCACCTAGCGCGAGTAGCTGCAGGACAGCCCCGGCGAGGTCGACCCGGCGAATCTCGGGCTCGGTCTGTTCGGGTCGGCTGCGGTGGCCGGGTTCGTCCCAGAGTCGGACGCAGACGCCCGGCCGCGTCCGCCCGGCGCGGCCGGCCCGTTGGTCGGCCGACGCGCGGGCGATTGGCACGAGCCGCAGCCGATCCATGCCGACGCCCGCGTCAAACTCCATGACCCGCGCGAGGCCCGTGTCCACAACGACCGTGACGCCGTCCACCGTAACCGACGTCTCGGCCACGTTGGTTGCCAGCACGATTTTGCGGCGGTCGAGCTTTTGCAGCGCGCGGTCCTGCTGCTCCGGGGGCAGGTCGCCGTGGAGGGGTAGGAGGGCGATGTTCTGGTCCCGGGCAAACCCTTCCAACTCGGCCGTCGTCTGGCGAATCTCGCGGAGCCCGGGGAGGAAAACGAGGGCGTCGCCGTCCGTCTCGTCCAGCACTGTGCGAACAGCCGCAGCCGTGGCGACCGGCCACGGGGCCTCAGGACGTCGGGGGCGGTAACGGATGTCGACCGGGAACGTCCGCCCTTCACTCGTTACAACCCGACAGTCGCCCAGGTAAGCGGCCACCGGGTCGGCGTCGATGGTCGCGGACATGACGACGACCTGGAGGTCCGGCCGGACCGTCTGCCGGACGAGCCGGACCATCCCGAGCGCGAGGTCGGCTTCGAGCCCGCGCTCGTGGAACTCGTCGAACACGACGGCCGAGATCCGTTCCAGAAACGGGTCGTCGTGTAGCATCCGCAGGAGAATACCGGGCGTGACCGCGACGGCCCGCGTTCGCGGGCCGGCCTTCCGGTCGAAGCGCACGTGGTAGCCGTACACGTCGCCGAGGGCCGACCCGTGTTCGACGGCCATCCGCCGCGCCGCCGCACGGGCCGCGACGCGGCGCGGCTCCAGCAGCAACACCTGCCCCGCCCCGGCCAGCCCGGATTCAACGATCGCCGGCGGAACGCGGGTCGTCTTCCCCGCCCCGGTCGGCGCGCGCAACACGACGGCCCCGGATTGCTTGAGGGCGTTAAGCAGGTCGGGGATCACGTCGTCGATCGGGAGCCGGTCGCGTGCCATGTCGGATTGATACCGCGCGGCGAACCGGGTTCCAAGATTTGCGGTGTCCACCGGCATACGCCAAGTCATTGTGTGGGGACGCTGATCCGGTGCGGAGTGGCGTCTCCGAGGCGTCCCGTCGAGGAAAATTCCGAAAGTGGCGCACGCAAACGAGAGCTTCCGTTGTGGCCCCGCTACAACCTGCTACACTCGCTCGCAGTCCGGTCTCTTTTTTCCACTCCGACTGCCCGGAGGTGCCTCACCGTTGTACCCGAAGCCCCGTCGTGCGCACGCCCATTTCTTGTCCGCGTGCGCGGTCTTGCTGTGGCTGTCCGCGACCAGTGTCGCTCAAGAGAAAAAGCCCCTTCGGTGGGGTGCCGACGCGACCGGCGGCGCGCCGTTCGTTTACAAGAACAATGCCGACCAATTCGTCGGCTTCGAATGGGATCTGGCAGAATATCTTGCCGACAAACTCGGGCGCAAGAGCGTCATGCAGCCCGGCGACTGGGACAAGTTACCCGAGCGGCTCGACCAGCCGGCCGACGGGGCCGAGGGCATCGACATTGTTTTGAACGGCTACGAGTTGAACGACGAATTGACGAAACGGTATGCGGCCACGCGGCCGTACTACGTTTACCGGCTCCAACTCCTGGCCCGCAAATCGGACGACGGCATCCAGGGCTGGAGCGACCTTCCCGCCCGCGGCGGACGGCCGGGCAAAAGCGTCGGCGTCCTCGGCGGGTCCGCGGCCCACAAGTACACGAAAGAACTGTTCGGCGATCAGATCGATCTGCGGATCAACCCGGACGTGGCGACTGTTTTCGGACTGGTGAAAGACGGCCGGATGGACGCCACCGTTCAGGACAACGCGGCGGCCACGTACTTCGTGAACGAAATACCCGAGTTACGCAAGGTCGACGAGCCGCGGCGGCCCGGGTTTTACGTCATGTATCTGCGCAAGGCCGACAGCGAGTTGCGCGACCAGATCGACGCCGCCATCGCGGCCGGCATCCGCGACGGCATGCTCAAGCGGATTTACCAAAAATACGACCTGTGGAACGACGACCAGGAACGCCTGCCTTACTGGACCGATCGACCCTGGCCGCCGAGCGGGGGCGACACGCCCGCCGGCGCGGAGGCGACATCGAATGAAAACCCGTGGCCGCGCATGTTGGGCGAACTCCTCCGGGCGGCGCTGACGACGATACTATTGTCGGTGACATCGTTCCCGCTCGCGATGGCCCTCGGCATGCTCGTCGCCGTCGGCCGCGTGTACGGCTCGCGGCTCGTCGCGCTTCCACTCGGTGTTTATGTCGAAGTGCTGCGGGGAACCCCGCTCATGCTCCAGCTTTACACGATCTATTACCTGTTGCCGAAAATCTCCCAGCACCTCGCCCTGGCACCGATTGAAGCCGGCATACTCGGGCTCGCGATCAACTACTCGGCCTACGAGGCAGAGAACTACCGAGCCGGTCTGCTGGCGATTCCGAGAGGTCAGATGGAAGCGGCCCTCTCGCTCGGGATGAGCCGGCTGACGGCGCTTCGGGTCGTCATCGTCCCGCAAGCATTCCGCATCGTGATCCCGCCGGTCACGAACGATTTCATCGCTCTGTTCAAGGATACGTCGGTCTGCTCCGTGATTCTGATCACGGAACTGACACGAAAGTACAACGAATTGTACAACTTCAACCGCGACTACATCGTGGAACTGGCGTTCGTCACGGCCGGCCTGTACCTCCTGATGAGCTACCCGCTCGCCATCGCGGCCCGCCGACTCGAACGTATGACCGCCAACGGCCGGGAAGGAGGTCGGGCGTGATCCGCGTATCCAATCTGGTCAAACATCACGGGCCGGCCCGCATTCTGGACGGAATCTCGATCGAGGCGCGGGCCGGCGAGGTGACCGCCCTCGTCGGCCCGTCGGGCGGCGGTAAGAGTACGCTCTTGCGCTGCATCAACGCGCTGGAGCCGTTCCAGGAAGGCGAGATCACCGTCGGCGAGGTGACGCTGACCGGCGGCCGGCCCGCGCCGCACGGCACTTTGCTGCGGCTCCGCCGGGTGGTCGGGATGGTGTTCCAGCAGTTCAACTTGTTCCCGCACATGACGGCCCTGGAGAACGTGATGGCCGGGCCGCGACACGCACTCGGCCGCCCCAGGGCGGAAGTCGAGCCACGGGCACGGGAACTCCTCGCGCGGGTGGGGCTGAAGGACAAGTGCGACGCCCGCCCGGGGCAGTTGTCCGGCGGCCAACAGCAGCGGGTCGCGATCGCCCGCGCGCTGGCGGTGAACCCGGTGGCCATCTTGTTCGACGAACCCACCAGCGCTCTCGACCCGGCGATGGCCCGGGAGGTTCTAACAGTCATGCGCGACCTGGCGCGGGACGGCCAGACCATGATTGTCGTCACGCACGACATGGGGTTTGCCGCGCAGGCGCACGTCGTCCATCTGATGGAAAGAGGTAGGGTCATGTGGAGTGGGCCGCCCGGCGAACGGCCAGGCGATCACGCACAATAACGGGATTGCGGCGAAGGGTGTTCGGGCCGCGCCAGTTTGTCGCGGCCCGCGAGAGGGGTCATCCGTTTTCAAGGAGAGACGATGCCAAAGATTTTGGCGTTCGCGGGCAGCACGCGGCGGGACTCGTTTAACAAGAAGCTCGTCCGCTGCGCCGTCGAGCGGGCGAAGGAACACGGGGCGAACATCACCTTCATTGACCTCCGCGATTACCCGCTGCCGATCTACGACGGCGACCTGGAAGCCGAATCCGGGCAGCCGGAAAACGGGACGAAACTGTACGAACTCATGAAGGGCCATCAGGGGCTGTTGTTGGCCTGCCCGGAGTACAACAGCTCCATCTCGGCCGTACTCAAAAACACCATCGACTGGGTCTCCCGCCCGCGGCCCGGGGAAGCGCCGCTCGCCGCGTTCACCGGCAAGGTGGCCGCACTCCTCAGCGCGTCGCCCGGTGCGTTGGGCGGACTTCGCGGGCTCGTCCACGTCCGCGCGATCCTGGGCAACATCGGCGTGTTCGTGATCCCAGATCAAATTGCCGTTCCGAAGGCGCACGAAGCGTTCGGCGAAGACGGCACGTTGCGGGACGAAAAGCTGGCCCAAGGTCTGGCCGGAGTCGTCCAGAAGTTAGTCCACGCGACTCACAAGCTGCACGGGTAGGATTGTGTCGGCGGGTTAGCGCCGTCGTCGCGTGGAACGGACCGTGCCTGTGAGTCGTTTATCTCAACCGTGAGGTTGTAAATGGACGCGCCGGTGAACCCCGCGGGCGATTTCGTTCCCGAAGAGTCCTACGGCCCCGAACGTCGAAATGAATTCATTGGCACCATCGAGACCACTCCTGCCACCGCTCGCGAAATCGTCTCGGACCTTCAAGCCCACCAGCTCGACACCCGTTATCGGGTCTGGAGTGTCCGCCAAATCGTTCACCATTTGGCGGACAGCCATGTGAATAGTTACGTTCGTTTCAAATGGGCCCTCACCGAAGATCACCCAACGATCAAAGCCTATGATGAAGGCCGGTGGGCGGCGTTGGCCGACACAGTACAAGGTGACGTCCGCGCGCCGCTCCTGCTGCTGGAAGGGCTCCACCTTCGCTGGGTACAACTTTTGCGAACGATGACGGACGAGCAGTTCCGTCGCTCCTTCTACCACCCAGAGACCGGGAAGACGATTCGGTTATCCGAGGCGTTGTGCTACTACGCGTGGCACTGCCGGCATCACGTGGCACAGATCCGTTGGCTTCGCGAACAACGCGGGTGGTAGAGAAGACTTCCGTTAGACGAGTCCGGGAATTCGGTACGGATCGCGGAACTGCTCACCGTCCCAAGCCACTCCGCCACCCGGTGTAAAACTCGACGGCCAGTACAGGTT
This portion of the Fimbriiglobus ruber genome encodes:
- a CDS encoding FG-GAP-like repeat-containing protein is translated as MSRPSSFEQLLTRLFGVAASSQRRAAARKPSPLVLQQLESRLVPATTVSIADNSVVEPAPGGTVNLDFTVTRTGDLTSQLTVGYTTVAGTAQANTDFTPETGTTTFSSGSATATISIPVMGNGVYEPANLTFSVQLTGVVNDVGPPVTFAAQNTFGTANAPTSVAIGDLNGDGKPDLVVAESASDAVGIFINTTVPGATTPSFAPEQTFFAWTAPTAVAIADVNGDGKPDIIAVNDLLNGSVTVLLNNTPTGSATASFPFNSPAQVFNVGGSPQSLAVADVNGDGLPDIVVANTADNTVSVLLNTTSPGGKAPSFATQQTFATGSSPSGVAVDDVNGDGKPDITTANAGDDTVSVLLNTTPAGATTAAFTNQKTFATGTTPTAVAVADVNGDGKPDLLVANSGANSVSVLVNTTPAGATTPSFATQQTFATGTQPVSLTADDLNGDGKPDLIVADQLGNDISVLVNTSLPGSSTPTFAAQQTFAAGNTPAFLATGDLNTDGLPDVVVANNGDNSLSVLFNTTQLGAPKIAPAFPTAATSATGDKANRVTAGDLNGDGLPDLVVANVEDGDVSAYLNETPPAATTFSFAAQQTFATGSTPFQVAIGDVNGDGLPDLVVSGAGGGVAVLLNTTPPGATTLSFAAPQIFATGSGPGAIQLADVNGDGKLDIVIADENSNDVSVLLNSTTPGATTPSFATAQTFAVGRTPLGLAVGDVNGDGLPDLIVTNSSDNTVSVLLNDTTPGATVAAFATQQTFATGSFPDSVALGDVNGDGLPDLVITNFDDNDISVLLNATTFGASAPTFAFATQQTFATGAGPNYALLGDVNGDGRPDVVVANKNENDVSVLLNATTPGASAPAFATQQTFATGALPTAVTLAQVNGDGRPDLAVVNFQDSSVSVLANTPATITRGQATGTIVESGSPPTVPFSTGAETVDASTGTFSVTVTMSSASAVDTTIPFTVGGTAVAGTDYSGLTASPLVVPAGQTTATITGSLISHPGSNQTLTLTLGTPTNATLGTTTANTLTITEPAATPPSVQFATTTEMVDASTGSFTVTVTLSAASSTDATIPFTVGGTAVAGTDYSGLTTSPLVIPAGQTTATITGTLTPEAGFDPTGKTLTLTLGTPTNATLGTNTTNTLTITEPAAPPSVQFNTAAETVNASAGTFSVTVNLSAASTVDTTVPFTIGGTAVAGTDYSGLTASPLVIPAGQTSATITGTLISHPGSDQTLTLTLGTPTNATLGTTITNTLTITEPAVATLPAVQFTTTSETVDATAGTFSVTVTLSAASPTDTSIPFTVGGTAAAGIDYSGLTASPLVIPAGQTSATITGALVDDPGANKTLTFTLGAPTNATLGATTTNTLTITEPLANVQPEVGFISPTETVNAADGTFSITVQSLQSATDVTIPFTVGGTAVAGVDYTGLTASPLVIPAGQSSVTITGKLLSHPGSNQTLTFILGTPTNALLGTIRVNTLTISEPAVVSQPTVQFATTSETVDATAGTFNVTVNLSTASATATTIPFTIGGTAAAGTDYTGLTASPLVIPAGQTSATITGTLVSHPGNDQTLTFTLGTPTNATLGGSATNTLTIHEAKIVLIATGASAGNAPEVKVFNADGSIRFDFMAYAANFTGGVTVAVGDVNGDGVPDIITGAGPGGGPRVEVFDGVTGALIGNFFAYSPTFTGGVYVAVGDVNGDGKDDIITGAGAGGGPHVKVFDGATGATLQSFFAYSPTFTGGVTVAAGDVNGDGKADIITGAGPGGGPQVNVFDGATGAVLQSFFAYDVQFTGGVYVAAGDFKGDGVADIATGADVGGGPHVKIFDAETGAAFQSFFAGDSGLRNGVTVAAGDVNGDGKDDVITSVGAGGGPHVIVFDATTNATLLNLSAYPASFVGGVYVGSDG
- the nhaA gene encoding Na+/H+ antiporter NhaA encodes the protein MAHKSQSRRRPPVRPAPIDRIKEPVRRFLAIESASGAVLIGCTLLAMAAANSGAAHAVHAFWETHVRVGVGEYVLDQPLHFWVNDALMTLFFFVVGLEIKRELVGGELSTPQKAALPVVAALGGMLAPAGLYLALHVALGKSDAGARGWGIPMATDIAFVVGVLAVFGPRVPFGLKIFLLSLAIADDIGAILVIAVAYSGSPDGLALLTAAAGFAAIFGMQRLGVRSVGLYVLAGAGIWLAVLKSGVHPTIAGVLLGLITPSSAWVARPTLTDTLTDTLARLSDAKVAHIDGDDVRRVAFAARESVSPLERLERFLHPWIGFAVMPLFALANAAVEVRLEAVKDPIALAIAVALIVGKPVGIVGFSYAAVRMGIAQLPTGVNWKMLAGAGCLGGIGFTMSLFIAGLALPFDLLDAGKIGILIGSAASACIGSLLLVFGLPKSVANPT
- a CDS encoding response regulator, translating into MNEAAQKPLSILIVDDNRDLADSLGTLLEIWGHEVRITYDGLSGYQAAYDRAPDCLIADIQMPGLTGYELARRVRDEPKLRRTQLVALSAFSDAKHVARAEMSGFDFQLVKSHDNSRLAEILSMVEQIKKIAEQTQELARRNVDLAGQTQELAKQNVELAGETKQLLKEVKEDIREVKEDIKEVKKQVKEIKGSES